ttaacgtcagttgtatcatttagtgaagttgtatcatttagcgttctCACAAGGGAATGACAACGCCGTTATTGCAAAATTCTATCATTCTAGTAAACTTTTGTGACTTTACAAAAATGGGTTGAAGTCAAATTTGTACGATGGTTTAGTTTGATTgttttaatgtttacatttcatcACTGAACGAACGATAACTTCAAAAAGTACTTCAAATATAtttgaagatattggcaaaataaacaatatatttcgTTTTATTGCATTTCAGATACAGACGTTTGAAAAAATGCATTGAAGGATGTACAAGAGGCAAATCGTTATCTGAATGAAAGAATTTTACCTGATCAGGATTTACTAGATCGTGGTTCAGAAGTTATTGGTATTTCTTCGAAAACTGCGGAAAATATGCACTGCTATTTGCTGTTACATGAGAGAAAGCTTTCTTCTTATTATCCATGTCCGGTCTGCTCTTGACTATAGACAAATGATTAGCAACAAAATAAAGCATCAGTTTCAATATATCAAAGTTCATTAAAGATTGACAAAATTCTGCTGTTGTTATCATATAATCAAACGCAGAATTTTCTTTGAAAGTATACTGAACAATACCACGATCTTTGCCCGTCCTTCCTTTTAACTGAAAAAATTATATATCTACGTAATTATATCAATTAGCCATAAGTCGTGTGTATTAGTCTTCTTGTCTTTAATGCTCATAGACATATTATCAAGAACTGTTTTGTCAAGATATGTTACAATATCAGAGCTAATGCCAAAGTATTGACATTTTAACCAAAATCAATGAATCCGGCAGATCTTTCGTTAAATATCTCCAGCAAGCCAAACAGATTTATACTCAATGCATTTTAAAGTTAGATCATCTTCGGGGCTGTTATGATCATCCTCCTTTAAAAACGTAAAGCATTCATACTGTAAATAAATTGCCCGGATAATGACAGTCTCTGAATATTTAGTAAATAATTTATCAATAGAAATCAGAAGTACATACCATATAAAAGTTAAACTAATGGAGCTAATCTTCCACGGACTTTTATACCAATCCCTCTACATCTGGGATATATGCTTAGACAAGCATTAAATATAACAATCAGTGTCAACGATATCTGACTCGATAGTGTTTGTCTCTGATACACAAAGTATATCGTACTTATTTATGAAACTGACAATCTCTGTATAAAGTTTTCTCCGTTCTAATTCCCGTACATCTAATCCACAACATTAAGTGTTCACTGTCCTAGTAATATCTCCGTAATATCCTAATAAAAGCACTtttgaataaagaccaccttagTAAGCTTCTTCTGAACAGTGGTCGTTGTTCACACGTTTGACTGTAAGATgcatttatatgatttatatataaaagatatcAAAACCATTCATGAACATGGGTGTTGTCAGACAGGATGCACAAGGAGCAGCCGAATCCCCTTTTCTTGCTAGTTATGCTGAATTCTTACAACACAATCACTATATACTGAAAACACTTTATGGGGCcaataaagggacataactcaaagTGACGTAGGCAGTCTGGTTGGGTAACAAACTTTGCCGAGAAACTGTCTTTACTTATTCTCACCAAGTTTGAAAGAAGGTCGGATAAAAAATTTAGCTGGTTATCAAAAATGTCCAAGATATTATGTATATAGACATTCTGATCATGTTTAGTGAATATTGGCAATTGACCGATTAACAACTTTTGGCAGCCGCAAGAAAGCCGCTGTGGGTGGTCTAGTCTATATATTTTAAGTAAAGGTTGAAATACATAGTTCTTTTTAAGATCGTGCATTTTATGCAAAGACAGTACATTGCTATATTTGAAAGGTGTATATGTGCCCTACATCCATTGAATTTATACAGGACCATATCATACATAGAAAAGGTGACATTAATAATCGAGCTCGAAGTTCATAGATTTCATAcatacagatatatatattttacttcagTGACGGTCTCATTGTACCCTGATGTGTTAAGTGTTCAAACCATAACTACCTCTAACGCATCGATGagggtttttgtttgttttgttctttggggtttaacgccgtttttcatcagtaacggcgggcatttaacctaaccagtgttcctggattctgtaccagtacaaatctgttctctgcaagATACTGCCaattccctacatgaatcagaggtggaggacgaatgatttcagacacaatgtcttttatcaaatcgtcagggagaacatacgcctcgcccagggttCGAACTTACGATCCCGAGATCCGTAGGTCTGCGCTCTTTctattgagcttagcgggcgggctCCCTTAATCCTTTCAATTAATCAGGTAAACAACTTCTGAAATTTAACACACGTtttgaaagatatatatatataggccaTTCTATGAGACCACCTTTATTAGTGACAAAAagtcaaaattgagataacaaaatattcatgaagacaATTCTTTTACCTTTTAAATCTGAAAACGTGAAGGATTTCTCTTCAGTATTTcaagacttaaaatagttataagTAAGTCACTGATGGCATTTATAGACATGACTTTAAGAACGTAttgaaagcagtatgacgttgTCGTGCATgacgtttatttattttatcatttaagctataaattatgtgtattatTAAGTACACATTATAGGCCCTACTCTGAATTTTTGGTGCTATCACGGgtcttttatttatataattctaCATTCTTATGGTGCATGAGTGCTTTTGAATTCTTGTTGGCATGACAACGCAAATaacatttacttgtaaaatatttgccttCGATAACTGGAAAACAATATACTGGTTTCAAGTTTATGCATGAATATAAGTAAATCAGTACATTAAACTATTCATTATGCAATAATTCtgtcatgtcactaatacaggttttcctGTAGAACGGCCcatgttttaattaagaaataatttatagcaaaacggtgctttaacactatttatacactatgggcggttatacgccgggcgtaataatttcacgacggCGCAGCCTGAGTGAATTATTTtgaacgacgtataaccgcccgagtgtataaatagtgttaaaacaccgttttgctataaattatttcgattctaatatgaatttcattgtaaaatttagattaaatatgacggaactgtttcttcgcgcatgcatggcgcccCAACAGTTAGGTCGTCACGCTCTTTGTTTACGACTTGTGGAAGAGTTCAGTTTGGGCGCAaaagatggcgaattattctgcaaagcggaTAACCAacttaatatatttgtaaatcaatCAAGACAGCTGTTCAATGTGacaattcgttttaaacatgctattaagtaaaacatttgacaAACTTTAAAGCACTATTTCTATATGTAAACaaggcgctaaatatcacgtcgacgtgacgtcaaaattatatcgttgtgatgattaaagtaTTGTTAGTTATATTAGAATAACATGTCAAGATTACAGTAAAaccaaattttgataaattgcGTTTATTTAATTCATTCGCTTCAATTTCTACGGTTACAAGTAAATGAAGATTTTGTGTAGAACAGCATTTCTTGCGGCTGATAACGTTCCGAATTTAATGTTCAGTCCTGGATGAGATACTAGTATTTAAATTgttactgtttccagcagtaccGGCCTAAATTGATGGTGGAGAGACTCCGGCCGTGGACCCGACCAGAAATACTTGTTGAAACAACTCCTGCACTAAGctatacatttacaaaatacgTGTATGTAGTACTGCAGAACTGCGTTACACCTATCCGAGCACTAAGCCATATTGCTGTATTAAGCCATATAAACTGAGGCAGTGATGAAATTTGttagaagatcttttggaagcgcAGAATGCAACCATGGAGGTAATCTCTATATTACCTTCATTTGAGGTAATCTCTATATTACCTTCATGTGAGGTAATCTTTATATTACCTTCATGTACAAACTAAACATATCTCACTGCAATGAACATGTCTGACTAAAAATGAATTGGACCGACTCGACTCAAAGATGGGGAGATAACTCAAAAGCTACAGATACAAAAATAATGACAGAGTATATTCTCCAAAATACTACCTATTGTATGGATGGAATCACATACTAGAAACTAAAAGCAATGGTGTGTTTGTTATAATCAACTTCTACATAatcttagtgtttgaaattattttttgtcgaatggcattgcagtacttttcaaagttttgggacatttttttaattaatcagCATTAAATTGCAGTCGTTTATCAATCAGGTTAGTCATGTGCATAGAAGGGACAAGAGGtgtgttattgattttattcgcatctgaaaacaaaacatagtTTCAAACACTAAGTAGGTTAGAGTTTATTATTGAGCATTTACAAAGTTTAATCAGCCTCGCGTCTACGCCGCACATAGCTGattaaactttgtaaatacacattgataaacactaacctatacatAATATTTAACTTCATACCCAAACTTGAAGCATATTAATACTTTTATAcatgtttacaaataaagtaCATTATTCGAATCATTAATACTAAGAAATATCGAATATGGAGAATGAGCTATCTAAAATTTGGCATTAAATTGTTACAAAACAATGCTAACTTAACAAGTAAAAATTTATCTTTACTATTCAAGTTGATAAATATTCGAACGAGTAGTGAAATTATTGGCAATAAATTTCTTTCTGAAAAGGTTTACTACCTAGGTCAGTGGGTCCTTCTTTGTCGATTTGCACCCCGGTACCGTGAGTATATAATCGATTCAAGCAACACTTACAAAATTCAATAGAAACAAATAGTATTACAGCTATGTTATACCATCCTTATTTGTCATATAAAATATCACTAGCCATGATTCCTGACAATGTGGTATTTGATAAATTGTAATTATTCCCTACATGGGAAGGAATTTAtgtaagttttaaataacttgtgTTCAATCATTGATTTCATGCAATTAGTATTGTATACCATATATGTGAAACTTGTTGAAATACAGTTTCAACCAACTTCTTTCTATAGGATTTGAAGTAACTGCATCGGGCcaaaagataatgaaattcatcacctagCAAATGCATCGGGCAGAGGCGGCAGACCCTTTGACTGCGCTCTATTTGAAAGTGTTTTACCTTTTTCAATTTGCAACAAATGGTTCATAGTTTTACATTTACACAACAACTTACTCAAACAAGAAGGTAATATGTCAATATACTCCTCAAAACCAAATTATTTTAATAAGTACAATAGACTAGACAGTTTGGTGAAGTGACAACACCATCACgctaattttgcaaaaaaaactgATCTTTTAACCTTCTTTtcacaattgttttaaaataattatctatATACTTAGCATGAACATAATCATACATTTCatcaaaagtatttttcaaaagaaatccaaGAAGAAATTTGTGTATCATTCATATGCAAATACAAATATCGTACAATAATCTACAAATAATATCGTTTCCTGAATTAATTACTTTACACCAATAATATAATGCACCAGCCTAACGGCTGTACACCCGGCCCTCCATACATCTTATACATTCAAGATATGTCTGACTCAGATAATTGCTTTTTAATGCAAAGAGATGACTTTaacagtatcttttttgtattgGGTAATCAGTAATTTGCATTGTCGAGGGTCAAAACAAACTGAATCTGGACAAACAAGTCCATCTGATGATTTCACGACCACGCCCATTTTCTTCCCGTCTCTCCCAGTCTGTATCACGTTATTTGAAATGTACCCGGACACAAACAGATTTCCCTTACGATCTGTACAGACCCCACTGGCACCCTGTAACTCTGAATATGTTAATGTCTGACAGTGCTTTCCCtgtccatcaataattactagaCCTTTGTCCCAACCAGCAACAAACACTTCATCATTAATATCACTGAAAGCAACATATCGATTGGTTGAGAACAGATTTAGCCCAACGTTGTCTTGAGTTACCTTCTGTAGCATGTTTCCTGTCaagtcatatatatataacaaccTCCCGTTGTCAGTTATGTACAGTTGATCATCGTTACAGCTAATGCCAAAGCAAACATGGTTCAGTTTTATTTGTTGAATGGTTGTCATCTGCTTACCAAGGGAGACAAACTGAATTGTATTATTGTTCAGACAAACTGCAGCTTCGATTTTACTTGTACAACAAACGCCGTAAGGTTCAGCAGGAACACAACAATAATCTGTCAATGACATTTTTACAATATCTGCACGTTTAATCTTCTTGTTGTTATAATCAGCTAACAGTACTGATCCATCTTCTGTTATACAGGACCCATACAAAAGGCATGTTTTGTTGTCATTCTGACCACTGATTTTTAAATTCTCGATATATTTAACTGAATAGGCGGTTGTTCTTGGCGATCTGAAAACAGTGGTAGAATCATGTCGGACCGATCCGAAAGTTTTCAACTTCTGTAGAAACTTCAGTATAGCAGGATCAAAGCTAAATGATATACTTGCATCAACACGTGTTTGCAATGAACAAGATGCATCCTCCGTTTTTGCGATACTTTTTAACGACATTTTCATGGAGACAAATTGTTGGGCTTTGTTTCTTTCTGATTTCTTCAGGTTGTTCACTGCTTGTTTCAGACCATCTAATTCAGTTTCTGCTTTCTTCTTTTCTTCTTGCAGTTTTGACTCTTCTTCTATGAACTTCATCTCCAATTCTTTAATTGATTCCTTTTCTAGTTGCTCAATTATTGTTTCCATGTCCTTTCGAAAGTCCTTGATCGCCATTACTACTTCCGTCTTAGACTTCTTTAAGTCTTCTATCAGTCTTTGTCtagttttcataattttctccATCTTTATTTTCATATCTTGCAACGATTTGTGTATTTTGTCAACATCTGTCGTTTGAAATGTACTATCGATAATATCTGGAATGGATTACACATCAGCACAAGacctaaaattatatttcaaagacTATTAATTCAGAAAATAATCCTGGAATGACTggaaaaaggaaaattaatttaagaatgatttattcatatttcattctGACTGGTCAGTTATGTGGACAAACAATAAAAGTAtattactttttcaaaatgtctacaTATTCTGATGTTTGGTCAGTATTTGACTATAACTTTTCTACATTCAATGCCCAACGGATTTCTTTTTATCAAACGCCTTTCGCCTATCatgacactgtttttttttagctttaatggtggaggtaAACCCCTGgtggccctccgtgcattatttaatcacgagcgggcacctgggtagatccacCGACCGTCCGTAAGCCAACTgagtggcttcctcacatgacgaattcaaagtcccgagtgaggctcgaacccacatcaatgaggggcaagtgatttgaagtcagcgaccttaaccactcggccacggaggcccctagacACTGTTGCAAGTAGtggtcaaggtcgctgacttcaaataacttgcccctcatcgatggggctcgagcctcactcggtgaggaagccatccagctggttttacccagatgcccgctcgtgatgaaatgatgcacgaaggggcacctgagTTCTAAGGTGTTAAGGTTTTTGGAAATCAGCAATTTCAGAATTGTTTAACGTAAACATATTTAGTTGGTGTTTCTTATAACCGATTATTTACGCCAAGCACatgtttctgttgggtttaacgttccACTGACACAATTACATAAAGAACTCAAcaccccgagtgaagctcgaacccacatcggtgaggggcaagtgatttaaaaacAGCGACCGTAACggcttaaccactcggccacggaggcctccgCCAAATTCATGTAAACAATCTATAATTGGAAATAGGAATGGATTCAATCTATCTTTAAACTGGCTCGTACATGTTTGTATTTCTTTTCACTCATGTACTAATAGTATTGGTTTTTATTTCGGTAAACAAGTCAATATAGTTTTCATATTCATATTACGATTTGTAACAAAGGTACAAACACGTACGTTTATAGATCAAAATTTTGCTAATTAAACGTgaaagaaaattacaaaatattattacatgttCTCTGCCATGTGTAGTCAATATCGACTGGACATTCAGTGGGtacattttatagataaaatcatGATACTACCTGTTAAAATTCTAAACATACAATGCATTCAAATTTAGATAGCAAAATACCACACATTTAGATAACAAAAGGCTGTATGATCcataaataaaataacagaacTCTTATTGAACAACTGAACAATCAATTATATAGTTATTGATAGAAGACGTTTGCATTTTTTAACCTTTATTCTTGTATATTGAATTATGAAATGCGCCCACCTGTGGTTTAAAGCCATGCATGTTGTACAACCAACCTCATCATGATTACCACAGTACATGTCCACGATCTTTGTCTCGTGAACGCTACATCTCTCCGTCGGTACTGCTGGTAATCCTGAATGGAGACTTGATGACTTGTAGTTTGAACCATCCAAAAGAGTGTGACCTTTTAAAGCAGGCATCATATGTATCATGTCTGCACATGACTGGCAACAATATCCCTGACATTCCACGCAGTATTTCACAGCTTCTTTGTTCCGATTATTAACGAAACAAGGtgaacatttaaaattgaaaatctcATCCGACGTATATTCACTCCCACCAGACGCCATTTTAAAACTAGATATTTACTTCCTTATCGAATGACACAGAGATAATATAAAGTTCATTTTGTTAAACGCGTTTTTGTTATTTAAGCAATATCGTTAGTAGTTCAAATTAGGATATGAACGTTAAAGAGAACAGGtcttaaaataatgaaaagtaaTCGTTTCGTCTATGTTAATACGCTTGGAAAGAGCATTTTGCACAATttgtgttatttattaactcaaaaTTACGACATACGTAACTCGAACAAGTTACCAAGTAGAAATTTCGGGAAACATAACTTCAGCATTTGTATCAATTATAACTGATATTATAAAAaggaatttgacaaaaaaaattcctGTTTGAGGAAGAGGGTAGTAAACATCATTTAGAGtgtctttaacatgtttttaaacaaatccaATATTAACATGTGTTTTCATAATGACTCTGAAATAGGTCCAAAATGTCTCGTTTCAGCTGAAAGCCACTGCTAGGGTCATGACGGACGGTAATTCACGATCAATTTGAAATGTTATAAGGATCGAAATAAGAGAAAACATgaaatgttgtatatttttttttttttttttttttttttttttttttggttatcaAACGATATCATATGTATTACCGCAGTGAGCATATTCATCTAACGTATGGATACTACCTCCGtgctagcccgcccgcttaactcaatagggaAAGCGCGGGTCtaggagtcgtgagttcgatccccagacaaggctatgttctccgtgacgatttgattaaagacattgtgtctaagatcattcgtcctccacccctgtttcatgtggggaattttgcagttacttgcggagaacaggtttgtactgatacagaatccggAAACAATGGTTAGTGGTTAGATttactgcccaccgttacataactgaaatactgttgaaaaacggcgttaaacccaaaacaaacaaactacttCCTTGCTCGTGATGTCTAAAATTTACTTCGGCGGTTAGTCCAAGGGAAACTACTCGTATAGACTTGATAATGTCATAAAGCGTTACTGCGAAAATCTTTGTATTTAAACTAGCGAGCAAATACATCGCTGTGTCATCCCATATTCTAGTACtataaatctaaaaatattatgtttatataaaatccTGAGAAATTAATTTGAACGGGTTTTCAGCTATAAAATGTTAGAGCTATCGGATGTCAAATGTTTCACATCTTGTTTCTCCACAATTAAGTATGTTTTCTAATTCATGCGAAAAGTTATCTGACTTAAATACAGGAGatgcattatgtttattttaacatGAAGAGATGAGACggttatgatgaatattttacttgtctacaATAAACACAAAGAAAGAATACATGGAATCGCTTTAAAATTCTAGATTTTCATAGCATTCGTCATTTGTAAACTGCTTACATATCGAATTCCAATGCAACGCAGAACGCAAGATACGTCTTCCAAAGCGCTCGATTTGAATACATCTTTggacattagaaggggtgttctGCTCTTCTTAGCAGACTGCTAAACGAAAAGCCTATATATACGGAATCCTATTAGGGACATTGTGTTCTCACATCTCGCCTTTTGAAGATAACATAGAAAAAAACGCGAGAATCCTTTGATCCTTTCTCGCGTATGGTCCCCTAACGTTAAGGAAtgaatgaaaatacattaaaggatataacaaatatgcaaatttatcattccttCTGAGTGTTATAAATCATATCAATAAGTTGCAAACACCATTTCGGTTGGCGATGGGGGACGAGGTGGATATCACACATTCATTCCGTATAGGTGATGATGCCATGATTATGCCCACAAAAGTACATTATtgttaataacaacaacaaaatatacgCCAAAATTAAAGTCAAATCACGCATATTATTTTATGGATTATttacagaaattaaaaaatatatatccattcatttaaaaaaaaaataatgcaacaatGTAACGAGCAAATCTCGCGTTGTTTTTCTAGTGCATCTGTTAAAGGCGAAGGGCGAGAATGCGATGTCTCTAACGGGATTCCGTAGGTTCTTCCAACTGAAAGACGGTTTTGCGTGcatcggtgctatacatcgggcactttaaagaatcagactgtctattttcaaagagctaggctaagttagtcggACAGGCCGGCATCTAAATACAGATTTCTCTCTATCTGCTCTAGGGGCTTTAATTCTCTCtgcccctctggtcagatcgttctgtatctgtactagtagaggatgaatttcgcgccctgtgcggcttctgtgatattattttttcattataattcgattatagaaatttaCCTCGTGCAATAGATTTGACTGTTGACCGGTCAGTCATTAAATAGGTGTATAATGAGTTATCAGGGTTCGGACGAAATTTTTCCGCTGTCAGCGGTATCATACTCgtttatattttatgatgtaGGGGAGAAGTTTTGTCCGGTACCTAGGTATGCGATCTGGTGAACTAGATAAATATGTTAGACAACCAAGATCTTTAAACCCCGAACTGCCGGCTTATataaggtcagtggttctatcaaTGTAACCACCAGAGCCTGAAATAGGGCAGAAAGGCACATTTCGTCTACTTCTGACAGGGAAGCAGAAAAGGTAGTTAGGTGTCTAGGAAAACGTaagaaacaacaacataaatttaagtCAGAATTTTGCGAATCAATGAACCTTCAACTGAGCATTTTAGAACTTCCTTGGGGGAAAAGTACACGTCTCAACTTTCTACAgatatgaaattgaaattttgctCACCCTTTGTGAATTAATCAACGTGCCATTCATGCAGATGTAGCTTGGGGCTATGGTCATTCATAATTTGGTTCATTTGTGCGGGTCTTTCACTGGTCTACATGTATAATGTAAGTGTTAGCGTGACAACAGTGGACAAGTTGAAAAAGGTTTacgcagtttttagctcgactatacgaagtatggagagctatcctactcgacccggcgtcggcgtccttccacgtccgcactttggttaaagttttgatgcactttctctttattaaccaggtttcaacgaaaacctgagttatatagattggggtatgtcgttggtcgggcgggcgggcgggcgggcggcggcgtcaaactggtgtttccggtcaataacttttgtttcggtaaagatatttgaataaatcatGGTATGTAATGTAGCTTAATCAAGACAaagctgggattgattttgggtttctggggtcaaggtcaaggtcactgttacttaaaatagtaAAAGGTTCCGTCAAtcaacttaacttaggaatgagctatcgtgatgaaacttggtgtatagaaaacttatataaagttgtagcttggattgattttggggtttctgggatcaaggtcaaggtcattgttactaaaaatagggttaggttagggttaggtttagggttagggttagggttttgctttaaagtggtgcactgtgattcagtatactttttatacgcccgaagggacgtattatgttatgacgctggtgtccgtccgtctgtctgtccgtctgtacgttaaca
This is a stretch of genomic DNA from Mercenaria mercenaria strain notata chromosome 4, MADL_Memer_1, whole genome shotgun sequence. It encodes these proteins:
- the LOC128556264 gene encoding uncharacterized protein LOC128556264 → MKIKMEKIMKTRQRLIEDLKKSKTEVVMAIKDFRKDMETIIEQLEKESIKELEMKFIEEESKLQEEKKKAETELDGLKQAVNNLKKSERNKAQQFVSMKMSLKSIAKTEDASCSLQTRVDASISFSFDPAILKFLQKLKTFGSVRHDSTTVFRSPRTTAYSVKYIENLKISGQNDNKTCLLYGSCITEDGSVLLADYNNKKIKRADIVKMSLTDYCCVPAEPYGVCCTSKIEAAVCLNNNTIQFVSLGKQMTTIQQIKLNHVCFGISCNDDQLYITDNGRLLYIYDLTGNMLQKVTQDNVGLNLFSTNRYVAFSDINDEVFVAGWDKGLVIIDGQGKHCQTLTYSELQGASGVCTDRKGNLFVSGYISNNVIQTGRDGKKMGVVVKSSDGLVCPDSVCFDPRQCKLLITQYKKDTVKVISLH